The sequence below is a genomic window from Liolophura sinensis isolate JHLJ2023 chromosome 2, CUHK_Ljap_v2, whole genome shotgun sequence.
CACATTATTGATACCTGAAGTGTTATATTCCATCTTCTCATAATATCTGTGAATGCTTTTGAAGGCCATGAGAGCTTTTCCCCCAGTATTACATTGTCTGTATACATGAACTACCCACACCGCGAAATATTATCGTGATGACAAAATGCCGTAAACTCGCGTGCTACggaaattgttaaaaaaatagtATAAAGGACAATTCCATAGGCTGAATACTCGATAGGTTGTACGTAAAAGTGGGCGATACAcgtggcgttttttttttttttttttttttttgacttaaaGATTTAGTAACTGAACTTTTGGAAGTTGATGTTGGTTATGAAAGGGGCCACCGGTAACTATGTACCAAATATTAAGCTTAGGAACCTATTTAAAGTCAAATTTTATGAAGTCGAGATACGAGAGTTAACAATTATAAACAGACAAATGATTTATTGCACAGGCCTTTTTTGACAATTACTCATCTGTCATTTTCTTAATAGGTTGTAGAACAAAAGTTGCCCACTACTTAGCATCACACATAAAATGATCACGTCCGGTTACTAATACAAATATGCGTCTAAATAACCTATACATTAGGGTATATGCAGcacaagggacataactcttcaGGGCAGCATACATTTCTTGCTGATTAGCatcatgttaaaagaaaaacgtAACAAACGTGACAGACGTTAAGCGGATTTGTTCATTCAGAAGCTAACAAAAAACAAGAGAcacacgaaaaaaaaacaaaaaaaaaacaaaaactccgcTGGTAATTTTATAtacaaccatatatatatatttttttttatttcacgtGACATGGTTAGAAATCCAgatcttatgtacatgtacatataactgtataaatataactgtataaCTGTAGATAAACTGATTGTGCAGAGGATGCAGTATGAGACATGCTACGTATGACTATTATTATGCGGGTGTGAATAGCTTTATTCTCCTCGTGGGACCATGACAGGAAACATAAAACATACTGggcatgtaaaaataataatataagaATGATGATTTTTTCAGACTTGAAGTGTCAATATAAAATATCcaacacaaaaactgaaaaaaaaaaccacataaAATTAATGACAGAGACAACAACTTTGGTGCAGATTATACGAAGTTGCTTAAATATGTACAACCGTATAAACAACACATTATGGCATACGACAACGCTATAGTACGATATAACAATTGTGACATTATTGCAGTGTATGTGGATATCAAAATGCCAGCGTGAATTGGATCCTTGAATACAAAAACACTTGGTAGTTTATTTCATATTGAAATCTTAAATGAATGACTGCTCGAGCTaaaacgtcgtacttaaaaatttttcagccatatgacgacgaagagtcattattGAATTAAGAAAACTGCAAGATGATGACATTGCCTCCTCAGACATGGAAACGATGAGGGTTCAGCTAAATGACATAGGGTATGCCGTACGCCCTCGGAGGTCCTTATACAGGTATGCTTACTCTCGGATTTACAAGCTCAGTAGGTTTGAAAATATCatacaaagggaggtaacttgtGAAATGAAATTTCGTGGCTCAGTCAAGTCTTGTATGAATAGCAATAGgtaaacaatgacatcaacaaTGATTTAAACAAATTGCTAGATTCGTTTCTCTTCTTAGCTGGCATGTTTTCTCAAACCGATGGAGACTGTAACATGTTACAGAAAAAGATGTACAGGACGTGATGACAATTATAATCGACCTGATTGCGCTTCATATCCTAACACACCCTCATTTTGGGCCTATGAGTGATTGCACCGTTATAAAAAAAGGACACAACATATCTATTACGAAAACATATgtctttttgaaatgttttcagcAATTACAACAGCAGTGTGTCGCAGGACAGTAGCCTCGTGCACAGTTCGTAACGCACCACGCATCCAACCCGCCGACAGACCGCCATATTCCAACAGAACGGCATTGAGAATCATCCGAGCTTCTCGACCCAGCATCAAACGCGATCTCTGGAATAGATCTATCTGAATCTTCTGAATCCTCTTCGTCTCTGTGACGATGCCACTCCCTTCTTCTCGGCGGTGTTACTGGTGTAGTTGtcgttgtcgttgttgttgtaaccgGTCTGGGTCTACCCACCAATGGTCTTCTGCCCGGACGTCGTGCGCTGGCCGCCGAAGACACGACTCGGGTTTCTCCGGCATGGATCGCGATGTCCGAACAAGCAATGAATGTTTCCTGAGGCCCGTAGCCCAAACCACTGTGTCCGTCTTCTATTCCCCAGTTGTTACCTGTAAAGTAACATCAAACAGATAGGTatatcattaaaaatgtatgatTGCAATTTGTTTGAGCATTTTTTTCGATTGGTGTGGTgcgctgtaatcaagaaaattCCACATATAGGACTggagccagcattacggtgtgaggaaactggaaaaAGCCCAAGTGAATTTCACAATCATCCGCAGAGTgttcataatttttttcatccataattttttttgtatctaaaatgaaacagaaaagttTGGCCTAATAGAAGGCAACATTGTAGCCTACCGGTAGCTGAAATATTATCCTAATTTTTCCCTGTTAATTGTATCTCGTGAAATTGTAAGTTAATTGGagtaaaacgccaattaaatacataaatcaatagaaaaagaaataaacatctgTGTGGATACCAACATTTGTAAGTTTCAATACACTTGCACGAATTAATAGCGTTCCTCAGAAAAATCACGCTACATGTTGTCATTTATCACCGCTTACCTGATTTCCAGTACCACCGGAAAACGCATTGCGTACACGTCACATCCGCCGGAAGTTTGACGGCGATCTTGTATCTCTTTGGAGAAACATCATTGTGTAGCGGCCAGCGTGTTCCTGATCCATCCGCCAGTTCTAAAGGTTGAAAACAATCCTCTGTTGCTGGTACAAGGGGACTATTATGAGGACAGAGACTGAACTCGAAGAAACCCATGTGATTGGCGGTGATTTCTACTTCCGTTTCGATTATCTCGCCTTGTGAGTACTCTCTCACAATCATCCCTCTGCCatacattccaccaccctcatTGGCTCTTGGCTGACTGTCTCGATAGTTATCCCCGCACACTCCGCATTTTCCTTTGTTTCGTCCCCAATGGTTCTGAAACAAAAGCAACAGACAAATGGCTT
It includes:
- the LOC135462851 gene encoding uncharacterized protein LOC135462851 — translated: MESNKHVAWILFLCFLVFLQYPGISGHGRLRAPPSRSTMWRYGFASTPNYNDHELNCGGFSNHWGRNKGKCGVCGDNYRDSQPRANEGGGMYGRGMIVREYSQGEIIETEVEITANHMGFFEFSLCPHNSPLVPATEDCFQPLELADGSGTRWPLHNDVSPKRYKIAVKLPADVTCTQCVFRWYWKSGNNWGIEDGHSGLGYGPQETFIACSDIAIHAGETRVVSSAASARRPGRRPLVGRPRPVTTTTTTTTTPVTPPRRREWHRHRDEEDSEDSDRSIPEIAFDAGSRSSDDSQCRSVGIWRSVGGLDAWCVTNCARGYCPATHCCCNC